A genome region from Eremothecium gossypii ATCC 10895 chromosome VII, complete sequence includes the following:
- the CSM1 gene encoding Csm1p (Syntenic homolog of Saccharomyces cerevisiae YCR086W (CSM1)), whose amino-acid sequence MDPLSRYKQAVQQRLDSAERAVSKVVHENTVLAQQLATREKEVAALQAQVAEAEEARARAQTRQATLEEEVEILKDLFEHLCGVRVHKSYEDDTGLWFDASQGSRHGVMDYKLGFVKNGDSGETEVVYVPLLKRRRAGELRQLQAQLPAYLFDTLSFPLKSLHQFYGKLARCLSRSDVKTGTTVP is encoded by the coding sequence ATGGATCCGCTTAGCAGGTACAAGCAAGCCGTGCAACAGCGGCTGGACAGCGCGGAGCGGGCGGTGAGCAAGGTGGTGCACGAGAACACGgtgctggcgcagcagctggcgacGCGCGAGAAGGAAGTGGCGGCACTGCAGGCGCAGGTGGCAGAGGCAGAGgaggcgcgcgcgcgcgcgcagaCAAGGCAGGCGacgctggaggaggaggtggagATTCTTAAGGATCTGTTTGAGCACTTGTGCGGGGTGCGCGTGCACAAGTCGTACGAGGATGACACGGGCCTGTGGTTTGACGCGTCGCAGGGGAGCCGACACGGCGTGATGGACTACAAGCTGGGGTTTGTCAAGAATGGCGATAGCGGGGAGACAGAGGTAGTGTACGtgccgctgctgaagcggcggcgcgcgggggagctgcggcagctgcaggcgcagcTGCCGGCGTACCTGTTCGACACGCTGAGCTTCCCGCTCAAGTCGCTGCACCAGTTTTACGGGAAGCTGGCACGGTGCCTGTCGCGCAGCGATGTGAAGACGGGCACGACAGTGCCGTAG
- the ABP1 gene encoding Abp1p (Syntenic homolog of Saccharomyces cerevisiae YCR088W (ABP1)), translating into MHPVAPLERTVAHSQYTRKSLAMALEPIDVTTHSSDIEAAYQKVVRGKDSDTTWLILSPGDKRAYSAAKTGSGFGEFLGSFDESKVEFGLARVSPPGSDVEKLLLVGWCPDSAPLKTRASFTSNFAAVADRILKAYHVQVTARDEDDLNERELLMKISNAAGARYSIQQDSHSPKPTKTTTAPRPRPGDVPKPRPGSMPVASSAQSTPAAAPAKPAKPSKPAAPARKVEPAAKASEDGWGDEPEVKERDLMKEPVKPTKSSWKPIGKVDLQSVISEEKAKADPRLVNALPSEKTGKKLNPSDDIAKLKAESKQKREYEYEQVLKAKGSASPSRGSPDKKTVDEHEESSDSDQDQTFQVEDAKAKFEKMEISGGPTIIKPKPASRPAPAASEEKTHIPVSSHKKFGMPLPGMHTEEKSIENDTEDDSWEEEEEKAPAAAPLPPPRRAAAPAQPSRESPEQSSRETSEQPSRETPELPRRDTPEPTEKADDKAPSGTPSRTASQPPPPPARRAVEAKKEPAAPTAIAEYDYEAGEDNELTFEEGDVIVNIDFVDDDWWLGELQKTGQKGLFPSNYVELQQ; encoded by the coding sequence ATGCACCCTGTCGCACCACTGGAAAGGACAGTGGCACACAGTCAATATACACGAAAATCTCTAGCAATGGCTCTGGAACCGATTGATGTCACGACTCACTCATCTGATATTGAAGCTGCGTACCAGAAGGTGGTGCGGGGGAAGGACTCAGATACCACGTGGTTAATTCTGTCACCTGGCGACAAGCGGGCGTACTCAGCTGCAAAGACGGGTTCTGGGTTCGGGGAGTTCCTCGGATCGTTCGACGAGAGCAAGGTTGAGTTTGGCCTAGCGCGGGTGTCGCCGCCGGGGTCCGATGTTGaaaagctgctgctcgtggGGTGGTGCCCGGACTCGGCGCCTCTGAAGACCCGGGCCTCGTTCACGTCGAACTTCGCGGCGGTCGCGGACCGCATTCTGAAGGCCTACCACGTACAGGTGACTGCCCGGGATGAGGACGACCTGAACGAGCGGGAGCTGTTGATGAAGATCAGCAACGCTGCGGGTGCGCGCTACTCAATCCAGCAGGACTCTCACTCTCCGAAGCCGACGAAAACAACAACTGCGCCGCGGCCACGCCCTGGCGATGTGCCCAAGCCCCGTCCGGGGAGCATGCCTGTGGCCTCTTCTGCGCAGAGcacgccggcggcagcgccagcgAAGCCAGCGAAGCCCTCGAAGCCAGCTGCGCCTGCCCGGAAGGTGGAACCTGCAGCGAAAGCCAGCGAAGATGGCTGGGGAGATGAGCCGGAGGTGAAAGAGCGTGACCTAATGAAGGAGCCAGTAAAGCCTACGAAGTCTTCGTGGAAGCCAATCGGGAAGGTAGACCTCCAATCCGTTATCTCTGAAGAAAAGGCCAAGGCCGACCCGCGCCTGGTCAATGCGCTTCCATCGGAAAAGACCGGAAAGAAGCTCAATCCTTCGGACGATATTGCCAAGCTAAAAGCGGAATCCAAGCAAAAACGCGAGTACGAATATGAGCAGGTGCTCAAAGCTAAGGGTTCTGCCTCTCCTTCCCGCGGCTCTCCCGACAAGAAAACGGTCGACGAACACGAGGAGAGTAGCGACTCTGACCAAGACCAGACCTTCCAGGTGGAAGACGCCAAAGCCAAGTTTGAGAAAATGGAGATCTCTGGGGGTCCAACAATTATTAAGCCCAAACCCGCATCCAGAcccgcgcctgccgcaTCAGAGGAGAAGACTCATATACCGGTTAGCAGCCATAAAAAGTTCGGCATGCCACTTCCGGGCATGCACACTGAAGAGAAGTCTATCGAAAACGACACAGAAGATGACTCTTGggaggaagaagaagaaaagGCTCCAGCCGCTGCGCCATTGCCTCCTCCGCGCAGAGCTGCCGCCCCAGCGCAGCCCAGTCGGGAATCACCTGAGCAATCCAGTCGGGAAACCTCAGAGCAACCTAGCCGGGAAACCCCAGAACTACCTCGCCGGGACACCCCCGAGCCAACTGAGAAGGCGGACGACAAGGCTCCCTCCGGTACCCCGAGCCGCACTGCGTCGCAGCCTCCACCACCGCCAGCACGCAGAGCCGTGGAGGCCAAGAAGGAGCCAGCCGCACCCACTGCCATCGCCGAGTATGACTACGAGGCCGGCGAGGACAATGAACTCACCTTCGAAGAGGGTGACGTAATCGTCAACATTGACTTTGTAGACGACGACTGGTGGCTGGGAGAACTGCAGAAGACCGGCCAGAAAGGCCTCTTCCCAAGCAACTACGTCGA
- a CDS encoding uncharacterized protein (Syntenic homolog of Saccharomyces cerevisiae YCR087C-A) → MVTFNCEVCNDTVPKKNTEKHYYRCPDAYYTCIDCSTTFHDGVGYQKHTQCITEDEKYQKALYKGKKRKGSGPAESSAGKTGKKPAEKPAEKPAEKPAEKLAKPAKTKGEKAPAPGKVTKPALVPGQTLHSALKALPSRSDRKALLKRLRVASDGTVHLE, encoded by the coding sequence ATGGTCACCTTCAACTGCGAGGTCTGCAATGACACAGTTCCCAAGAAGAATACGGAGAAGCACTACTATCGGTGCCCAGATGCCTACTACACGTGCATAGATTGCAGCACCACCTTCCACGACGGTGTGGGCTACCAGAAGCACACCCAGTGCATAACTGAGGATGAGAAGTACCAGAAGGCGCTGTACAAGGGCAAGAAGCGAAAGGGCAGCGGCCCAGCAGAGAGCAGCGCCGGCAAGACCGGCAAGAAGCCCGCAGAGAAGCCCGCAGAGAAGCCCGCGGAGAAGCCCGCGGAAAAGCTCGCGAAGCCCGCCAAGACCAAGGGCGAGAaggcgcccgcgcccggAAAGGTCACAAAGCCAGCGCTCGTCCCCGGCCAGACACTGCACAGCGCGCTCAAGGCGCTCCCCTCGCGCTCAGACCGCAaggcgctgctgaagcGGCTGCGTGTCGCGTCTGACGGCACTGTCCATCTAGAATAG
- a CDS encoding AGL233Cp (Non-syntenic homolog of Saccharomyces cerevisiae YKL222C and YOR172W (YRM1)) — protein MAESDGKIVKTRRKVSKSCVFCRKRRVKCNKARPKCSTCIGKGLPECVYLSEFTHDVNSRELFSSTPNVELLRRIDELETELARMKSEMVPQLFMQKHVMGTVSPVNRLSQFHLVIEKQGRTIFYGPTSFRAVVASVSPRFYHYFTVILTKLRHVRLSWKKDNNYSAMMELDLIETPFMSEHEQTLLGGLLLRLPSYETTLKILEKGLNSPLSKNFPFLDSSKIMQDFLESFQKGEEDPTTRQSPIVRLIPAGKKNYYGIGVIVMLLCILHYGHSPSKEVEVFLKYLSTSFNGKVFYVERIEFFVLRFIYRSMFGKDGGDCIHTVLFAEEAVSTAIHMGFHKDIKDLYKNHPVYKDRIVYLENLWHLVLFIDIEVSLSLGVPLHVSESYVSQESILDRDTGSLYFLKKVVAKFRSILLAIHSPLCTPDIKALIEDIRQFIRHNYKPLDFYLNHQNLNGQEYVEIESLMFFMSTMYHMGMVNLILNNDSSPANIASIVQYVLFTLKLTTVVIQRYYDLDSVYYPERVANHETQPLWYLQLGIALMSKMSTRSIAEYYTLLFDRAISADGLTKGKYYNNLPVSDVFDLDIHTIEVPTDHYISLSSASMELHNIFGDFLKSLGPKLLSVLNKIYPFTVITSLQNICHVVLQSAFDSNEETVVNTRNSPLVYETVPNFQAMPPRQRLPYQSFTLGTSLQPNYYPHHMPFHPLQQSLQYKFPHAIQRIPPHIRQHFAQRLAQPPVTEILPQGPVHTSQKASYAPNSNIIRSYNPGDGYVNPSLIKDSPSVSTASQGNSSQAQNTPHSSSVCSHVPVSSTFTPCLYPMPNGDLQASRSIADEFWNNIENGLEDWITTTNSSLNQLTNVFKAADSPEES, from the coding sequence ATGGCAGAGTCCGATGGCAAGATTGTGAAAACCAGGCGGAAGGTCAGCAAGTCGTGCGTGTTCTGCCGCAAGCGGCGCGTCAAGTGCAACAAGGCGCGGCCGAAGTGCTCTACATGTATTGGGAAGGGCCTGCCCGAGTGTGTGTACCTGTCTGAGTTTACGCACGACGTGAACTCACGGGAGCTGTTCAGCTCGACGCCCAAtgtggagctgctgcgacgGATCGACGAGCTTGAGACTGAGCTCGCGCGGATGAAGAGCGAGATGGTACCGCAGCTGTTCATGCAGAAGCACGTTATGGGCACGGTGTCCCCCGTGAACAGACTTTCGCAGTTCCATCTTGTGATAGAGAAGCAGGGCCGCACGATCTTCTACGGGCCGACTTCATTTCGAGCGGTCGTCGCTTCTGTGAGTCCGCGGTTCTACCATTATTTTACTGTAATCCTGACGAAGTTGCGGCATGTGCGTCTGTCTTGGAAGAAAGATAATAACTACTCTGCGATGATGGAGCTAGATTTGATAGAGACACCTTTCATGAGCGAACATGAACAGACACTACTGGGGGGGCTTCTGCTGCGTCTTCCGAGCTATGAAACGACGCTCAAAATATTGGAAAAGGGGCTTAATTCCCCGTTGTCTAAGAACTTCCCATTTCTGGATAGCAGCAAGATCATGCAAGATTTCCTGGAAAGCTTTCAGAAGGGCGAGGAAGACCCAACAACCAGACAGTCGCCTATCGTGCGCTTAATACCGGCCGGAAAAAAAAACTACTATGGGATTGGTGTTATCGTGATGTTACTGTGTATTCTTCACTATGGCCACTCTCCATCGAAGGAAGTCGAGGTATTCCTGAAGTATCTGTCAACCTCATTTAATGGCAAGGTATTCTATGTCGAAAGGATAGAATTTTTTGTGCTACGTTTCATATACCGGAGTATGTTTGGTAAGGATGGTGGGGACTGTATCCATACTGTTTTATTTGCTGAGGAGGCAGTTAGCACGGCCATTCACATGGGCTTCCATAAAGACATCAAGGATCTATACAAGAATCATCCCGTATACAAGGACAGGATCGTCTATCTAGAAAACTTGTGGCACTTGGTGCTCTTTATAGACATTGAAGTTTCACTTTCGCTGGGGGTCCCATTACACGTCTCCGAGTCCTATGTTTCTCAAGAATCTATATTGGATCGTGACACAGGTAGCTTATATTTCCTGAAGAAAGTGGTCGCCAAATTTCGATCTATTCTTCTCGCAATCCATTCGCCGCTGTGTACGCCAGATATCAAAGCTCTCATTGAAGATATACGTCAATTTATCAGGCATAATTATAAGCCGCTGGACTTTTACTTGAACCACCAAAATCTAAATGGCCAAGAGTATGTGGAAATTGAATCCCTTATGTTTTTCATGTCCACAATGTATCATATGGGAATGGTTAATCTCATACTGAATAATGATTCCTCGCCTGCAAACATTGCGAGTATAGTACAGTATGTTCTTTTCACGCTAAAACTGACGACGGTAGTGATACAACGCTATTATGACCTTGATTCTGTGTACTATCCGGAGAGAGTTGCAAATCATGAGACACAGCCGCTATGGTATTTACAGCTTGGCATAGCCCTCATGAGCAAAATGTCTACGAGATCCATTGCGGAATATTATACCTTGTTATTCGATCGTGCTATATCCGCAGATGGGCTTACTAAAGGAAAGTACTATAATAACCTCCCCGTTTCGGATGTATTTGATCTAGATATACATACAATTGAGGTTCCCACCGATCATTACATCAGCCTATCATCTGCATCCATGGAACTCCACAATATATTTGGCGACTTCTTAAAGAGTCTCGGTCCGAAGCTATTGTCCGTGCTTAACAAGATATACCCTTTCACTGTAATAACATCGTTACAAAATATTTGCCATGTCGTACTCCAAAGTGCGTTTGATAGTAATGAAGAAACGGTAGTCAATACGAGGAACTCGCCTCTGGTATATGAAACAGTACCAAACTTTCAGGCTATGCCCCCAAGACAAAGGTTGCCTTACCAGTCCTTTACATTGGGCACCTCACTACAGCCAAATTATTACCCACATCATATGCCTTTTCACCCGCTACAGCAATCACTTCAATATAAGTTTCCGCACGCAATACAACGGATACCGCCCCATATAAGGCAGCACTTTGCTCAACGCTTAGCTCAGCCGCCGGTTACTGAGATACTGCCACAAGGGCCCGTGCATACAAGCCAGAAGGCTTCATACGCTCCGAACTCCAACATTATCAGATCATACAATCCGGGTGACGGTTATGTTAATCCATCTCTAATTAAAGATAGCCCATCAGTTTCAACAGCATCCCAAGGGAACTCATCACAAGCACAGAATACTCCTCATTCGTCATCTGTTTGTTCACATGTTCCAGTAAGCAGTACTTTCACTCCCTGTCTGTATCCAATGCCCAATGGCGATTTGCAGGCCTCAAGATCAATTGCAGATGAATTTTGGAATAATATAGAGAATGGCCTCGAGGATTGGATAACCACAACGAATAGCTCCCTAAATCAACTTACAAATGTTTTTAAAGCTGCTGATTCACCAGAGGAAAGTTAA
- the TUP1 gene encoding chromatin-silencing transcriptional regulator TUP1 (Syntenic homolog of Saccharomyces cerevisiae YCR084C (TUP1)) produces MSSSVSASQAKVNELLEAIRQEFQSVSQEATSYRLQNQKDYDFKINQQLAEMQQIRNTVYELELTHRKMKDAYEEEIQRLKVELEQRDRQLSQYAQGTAVPLAAPAASVVTASPAPAVGTSGAAASNTLPSLSEGALAKSKSLSSPHHQVVGGGAMVPQSLGPTPMPPIGSHQHLPQPLAAVAPSGGQPVVPLGAQAQPEQAPVDSAVHGQASEHYLVPYDQRPVHAKPIPPFLVDLDSQLVPTHLKKQTSEYYVLYNPALPRDLDVDLHHSLDHSSVVCCVRFSNDGEYLATGCNKTTQVYKVSTGELLARLSDDSVAGVNNEASTGPANNGTADNGGENSATIQPASSSDLYIRSVCFSPDGKYLATGAEDKLIRIWDLTTKKILMTLQGHEQDIYSLDYFPAGDKLVSGSGDRTVRIWDLRTGQCSLTLSIEDGVTTVAVSPGDGKYIAAGSLDRTVRVWDSETGFLVERLDSENELSTGHKDSVYSVVFTRDGQGVISGSLDRSVKLWDLRGLNGQKSHATCEVTYTGHKDFVLSVATTQDDEYILSGSKDRGVLFWDTASGNPLLMLQGHRNSVISVAVVNGFPLGPDVGVFATGSGDCKARIWKYTKKSNPTATGAKLQELKE; encoded by the coding sequence ATGTCAAGTTCGGTGAGCGCGTCGCAGGCGAAGGTTAACGAGTTGCTGGAGGCAATTCGGCAGGAGTTCCAGAGCGTATCGCAGGAGGCGACCAGCTACCGACTTCAGAACCAGAAGGACTATGACTTCAAGATTaaccagcagctggcggagATGCAGCAGATTCGCAACACGGTGTACGAGTTAGAGCTGACGCATCGCAAGATGAAGGACGCGTACGAGGAGGAGATCCAGCGGCTGAAGGTGGAGCTTGAGCAGCGCGACCGGCAGCTGTCACAGTACGCACAAGGGACCGCGGTGCCCCTTgcggcgccggcagcgAGCGTTGTGACGGcgtcgccggcgccggcggtGGGCACAAGCGGTGCAGCGGCGTCGAACACGCTGCCTTCGCTCAGCGAAGGCGCCCTGGCGAAATCGAAGTCGTTGTCGTCACCGCACCACCAGGtcgtgggcggcggcgcgatGGTGCCGCAGTCTCTTGGCCCCACGCCGATGCCGCCCATCGGCTCGCACCAACATCTCCCACAGCCCCTGGCTGCCGTCGCGCCGTCTGGCGGGCAGCCGGTCGTCCCGCTGGGTGCACAGGCGCAGCCTGAACAGGCACCTGTCGACAGCGCTGTGCATGGGCAGGCGTCAGAGCACTACCTGGTTCCCTACGACCAGCGCCCTGTTCACGCGAAGCCAATTCCGCCATTCTTGGTGGATCTCGACTCGCAACTAGTGCCAACACACCTCAAGAAGCAGACCTCGGAGTACTACGTGCTATACAACCCTGCTCTCCCACGCGACTTGGATGTCGACCTGCATCACTCTCTTGATCATTCCAGTGTGGTATGTTGCGTGCGCTTCAGTAACGATGGTGAGTATTTGGCGACTGGATGCAACAAGACTACCCAAGTATACAAGGTTTCCACCGGTGAACTTCTTGCACGCTTGTCAGATGACTCCGTTGCTGGAGTGAACAATGAAGCCTCGACAGGACCTGCAAATAACGGGACTGCGGATAATGGTGGGGAAAATTCCGCCACTATCCAGCCGGCTTCGTCTTCAGATCTTTATATCCGTTCCGTGTGCTTTTCTCCTGATGGAAAGTACCTAGCTACTGGTGCAGAGGACAAGTTGATTCGGATCTGGGATTTAACCACAAAGAAGATTTTAATGACGTTACAGGGCCATGAGCAAGATATTTACTCTTTGGATTACTTTCCAGCTGGTGATAAGTTGGTTTCAGGTTCTGGTGACAGGACAGTCAGAATATGGGATTTGAGAACTGGTCAATGCTCGCTCACCTTGTCCATTGAAGATGGTGTCACGACTGTTGCCGTTTCACCTGGTGACGGCAAGTATATTGCTGCTGGTTCGCTGGACCGCACTGTTCGAGTTTGGGACTCTGAAACGGGTTTCCTGGTAGAACGTTTAGACTCAGAGAATGAGCTCAGTACCGGCCATAAAGACTCTGTGTACAGTGTTGTTTTCACAAGGGATGGTCAGGGTGTTATTAGTGGATCACTGGATAGATCTGTGAAGCTGTGGGATCTGCGTGGCCTGAACGGGCAGAAGTCACATGCTACCTGCGAGGTCACATACACTGGTCATAAGGACTTCGTTCTCTCTGTTGCAACGACCCAGGATGACGAGTATATACTTTCTGGTTCCAAGGATCGTGGTGTGCTTTTCTGGGACACTGCCTCTGGCAACCCACTGCTAATGTTACAGGGTCATCGTAACTCAGTTATTTCTGTCGCTGTGGTTAATGGTTTCCCATTGGGCCCAGACGTGGGAGTGTTCGCCACCGGTAGCGGTGATTGTAAGGCTCGCATCTGGAAGTATACTAAAAAGTCTAATCCCACTGCTACTGGTGccaagctgcaggagctgaaAGAATGA